DNA sequence from the Anthonomus grandis grandis chromosome 9, icAntGran1.3, whole genome shotgun sequence genome:
TAAACGTCTAAAAGACAAATACGACAAGGATATCAATCAGTTAAATGAGAAGCTGCAAAAAGAACTCGATgctctaaaacaaaaatacgaaaatgaaattaaaaaaaaggtggaGGTGCTTAAGTCGAAAAATATGAGGTTAACAAACTTATATGAAGAAGCTCAGAAAAACTACAATGAAAAGAAAGTCAAAAATGCTGAGTTACAAGGACAAATAAAGCAGCTGTCGTCAGAAAAGAAGCTACTAGAAAAGGAGAAAAATAAATTGGTTAAAGAACTAGAAAAGAAAAACACATATATAAATAGTTTGAAAAAAGTAGGAACTGGGGTTTTGAACTGTATAACAGAGAGCAAAACAAACAAGgagacaaaattaattttagaaaaattagcAGATTGTGAAAAAATGTTAACCGATGCAAATATTACTCTTTGAGTTTCTAAagaaacatttttgtttttatctttaattcacAATGTttacttacattattataataaataaaataagttggttttaattgtgtttttatta
Encoded proteins:
- the LOC126740666 gene encoding repetitive organellar protein-like isoform X1; its protein translation is MSIHFQIVLLCCCTLLIQATEPTETSETKDIVKPKLFFLPWLNKWGSNSQDKYESKYNELLAMNQKLEGELKEQREENKRLKDKYDKDINQLNEKLQKELDALKQKYENEIKKKVEVLKSKNMRLTNLYEEAQKNYNEKKVKNAELQGQIKQLSSEKKLLEKEKNKLVKELEKKNTYINSLKKVGTGVLNCITESKTNKETKLILEKLADCEKMLTDANITL